One window of the Anaeromyxobacter dehalogenans 2CP-C genome contains the following:
- a CDS encoding response regulator transcription factor: MPTPRVLLVDDDAAICEFLATLLELEGLAPRVAPGAQDALAALAESDAVLLDVAMPGVDGLELCRRMRAAGFGGPILVVSARPGPDLPRRAVEAGASGFVRKPFDNAELIDCLRGLLAAA, translated from the coding sequence GTGCCCACGCCCCGCGTCCTGCTCGTGGACGACGACGCCGCCATCTGCGAGTTCCTCGCCACGCTCCTCGAGCTGGAGGGGCTCGCGCCCCGGGTCGCGCCGGGCGCGCAGGACGCGCTCGCGGCGCTGGCGGAGTCGGACGCGGTGCTCCTCGACGTGGCCATGCCGGGCGTGGACGGGCTCGAGCTGTGCCGGCGCATGCGCGCGGCCGGCTTCGGCGGGCCGATCCTGGTCGTCTCGGCCCGGCCCGGCCCGGACCTGCCGCGCAGGGCCGTCGAGGCGGGCGCGAGCGGCTTCGTGCGCAAGCCGTTCGACAACGCCGAGCTGATCGACTGCCTCCGCGGCTTGCTCGCCGCCGCCTGA
- a CDS encoding lysophospholipid acyltransferase family protein: MLARARGFVVLVYCAISMAFFFFVSLPVMLLTGSGDLPIWFARFAWSPSCLWLTGSRVHLEPLPPLPDGPLIFASNHESALDIWVLFKVLPRSVRFIAKAELFRLPVFGAYMRLGGHVPVDRSNHAQAVQSLRQAGEVVRAGTSLIVFPEGTRSLDCRVHPFKKGPFVVAMEAGVPVVPVAISGSGKVTPKRIIAIWPGPIRVAVGEPVSPADFPDRTALLTEVRRRVIALHRRIGGEGGDEAAAVATVGMEGV; the protein is encoded by the coding sequence ATGCTGGCGCGCGCCCGCGGCTTCGTCGTCCTCGTCTACTGCGCCATCTCGATGGCGTTCTTCTTCTTCGTGAGCCTGCCGGTGATGCTCCTCACCGGCTCGGGCGACCTGCCGATCTGGTTCGCGCGGTTCGCCTGGTCGCCCTCGTGCCTGTGGCTCACCGGCTCTCGCGTGCACCTCGAGCCGCTCCCGCCGCTGCCCGACGGCCCGCTCATCTTCGCGTCCAACCACGAGAGCGCGCTCGACATCTGGGTGCTGTTCAAGGTCCTCCCGCGCAGCGTGCGGTTCATCGCCAAGGCCGAGCTGTTCCGCCTCCCGGTGTTCGGCGCGTACATGCGGCTCGGCGGCCACGTGCCGGTGGACCGCAGCAACCACGCGCAGGCGGTGCAGTCGCTCCGCCAGGCCGGCGAGGTGGTGCGCGCCGGGACGTCGCTCATCGTGTTCCCCGAGGGCACGCGCTCGCTGGACTGCCGCGTCCACCCGTTCAAGAAGGGGCCGTTCGTGGTCGCGATGGAGGCGGGCGTGCCGGTGGTGCCGGTGGCCATCTCCGGGAGCGGGAAGGTGACGCCGAAGCGGATCATCGCCATCTGGCCCGGCCCGATCCGCGTCGCGGTGGGCGAGCCGGTGAGCCCGGCCGACTTCCCCGACCGGACCGCGCTGCTCACCGAGGTGCGCCGGCGCGTCATCGCGCTGCACCGGCGGATCGGCGGCGAGGGCGGCGACGAGGCGGCCGCGGTCGCCACCGTGGGCATGGAGGGCGTGTGA
- a CDS encoding pseudouridine-5'-phosphate glycosidase, with translation MNPPLKLAEEVRAALAAGGPVVALETSVVAQGLPPPHNLEAARRCADAVRAPGAVPAAVAVIAGEVVVGADAAALERLADPARRPAKASPRDLAALCAAGRDAGTTVAATAAVAALAGIRVFATGGIGGVHRLAPGEPATGAADVSADLAELARAPVCVVSAGPKAILDLAATAEALETLGVPVLGWRTSELPAFYSDGSGIALEHRVEDAAAAARVLRLHWDVLRRREGVLLVVPPPEAVAREVVEAAIAAALQDARARAIRGKAVTPFLLEAVSRATRGRARAANLALLERNAAVAGEVAVALAAAAR, from the coding sequence GTGAACCCTCCCCTGAAGCTGGCCGAGGAGGTCCGCGCGGCGCTCGCCGCCGGCGGTCCGGTGGTGGCGCTGGAGACGAGCGTGGTGGCCCAGGGCCTCCCGCCGCCGCACAACCTGGAGGCCGCCCGCCGCTGCGCCGACGCGGTGCGCGCCCCGGGCGCGGTGCCGGCCGCCGTGGCGGTGATCGCCGGGGAGGTCGTCGTCGGCGCCGACGCCGCGGCGCTGGAGCGCCTCGCGGACCCGGCCCGGCGGCCGGCCAAGGCGTCGCCGCGGGACCTCGCCGCGCTCTGCGCCGCCGGGCGCGACGCCGGCACCACCGTGGCGGCGACCGCGGCGGTGGCCGCGCTCGCCGGCATCCGCGTCTTCGCCACCGGCGGCATCGGCGGCGTGCACCGCCTCGCGCCCGGCGAGCCCGCGACCGGGGCGGCGGACGTCTCGGCCGACCTCGCCGAGCTGGCGCGGGCGCCGGTCTGCGTGGTCTCCGCCGGGCCCAAGGCCATCCTGGACCTGGCCGCCACCGCCGAGGCGCTCGAGACGCTCGGGGTGCCGGTGCTGGGCTGGCGCACGTCGGAGCTGCCGGCGTTCTACTCGGACGGGAGCGGCATCGCGCTCGAGCACCGGGTGGAGGACGCCGCCGCGGCTGCGCGGGTGCTGCGGCTGCACTGGGACGTCCTGCGCCGGCGCGAGGGCGTGCTGCTCGTGGTCCCGCCGCCGGAGGCGGTGGCGCGGGAGGTGGTGGAGGCCGCCATCGCCGCGGCGCTCCAGGACGCGCGCGCGCGCGCGATCCGCGGCAAGGCGGTGACCCCGTTCCTGCTGGAGGCGGTCTCCCGGGCCACCCGCGGGCGCGCCCGCGCCGCCAACCTGGCGCTCCTGGAGCGGAACGCCGCCGTCGCCGGCGAGGTGGCCGTGGCGCTGGCGGCCGCGGCGCGCTGA
- a CDS encoding ribonuclease D: MSAAPRPSPVFVSDPDALTRLLDALAGERVLALDTESNSFHVYRERVCLLQLSTRTQDFVVDPISVDVRPLGEILCDGREVVLHGADYDVRCLHREYGWRIPRLFDTMIAARRLGRPGLGLSALVESHFGVRLSKAFQRSDWGRRPLTPDQLAYAALDTHFLLPLFDLLTGELAARGALDEAWKESQRIASVVARERVFDPEGWRRVKGARELDAPGKAVLRALWIAREERARASDRPPFKVLGEPAMLEIARRRPATREALAAIPGVTPSVLGRMGETIAAALKAAGQG, encoded by the coding sequence ATGTCCGCCGCCCCGCGCCCCAGCCCCGTCTTCGTCTCCGATCCCGACGCGCTCACCCGGCTGCTCGACGCGCTGGCGGGCGAGCGGGTCCTCGCGCTCGACACCGAGTCCAACAGCTTCCACGTCTACCGCGAGCGGGTGTGCCTGCTGCAGCTCTCCACCCGGACGCAGGACTTCGTGGTGGATCCCATCTCGGTGGACGTCCGCCCGCTCGGCGAGATCCTGTGCGACGGCCGCGAGGTGGTGCTGCACGGCGCCGACTACGACGTCCGCTGCCTGCACCGCGAGTACGGCTGGCGCATCCCGCGCCTGTTCGACACGATGATCGCGGCGCGGCGGCTGGGCCGGCCCGGCCTCGGCCTGTCGGCGCTGGTCGAGTCGCACTTCGGCGTGCGGCTCTCGAAGGCGTTCCAGCGTTCCGACTGGGGCCGGCGGCCGCTCACCCCGGACCAGCTCGCCTACGCCGCGCTGGACACGCACTTCCTGCTGCCGCTGTTCGACCTCCTCACCGGCGAGCTGGCCGCGCGCGGCGCGCTCGACGAGGCGTGGAAGGAGTCGCAGCGCATCGCCTCGGTGGTGGCGCGCGAGCGCGTGTTCGACCCGGAGGGCTGGCGGCGCGTCAAGGGGGCGCGCGAGCTCGACGCGCCCGGCAAGGCGGTGCTGCGCGCGCTCTGGATCGCCCGCGAGGAGCGGGCGCGCGCGTCGGACCGGCCGCCGTTCAAGGTGCTCGGCGAGCCGGCCATGCTGGAGATCGCCCGGCGGCGCCCGGCCACGCGCGAGGCGCTCGCGGCGATCCCGGGCGTCACGCCGTCCGTGCTCGGGCGCATGGGCGAGACGATCGCCGCCGCGCTGAAGGCGGCGGGGCAGGGCTAG
- a CDS encoding lytic transglycosylase domain-containing protein, protein MQPVKAPTSPLGVPLPTCPESIRTPWAYPASRRGGRALLACALLLTARPACAARSVPEPLTDWLAGIGDAAQALAGGQADASAAAARRAFSARPRGAAGARAQAALGLALADAGQPADAAEALEVALAPAIAPARPHLAFVRGQALLASGEPHAAARLLEQAGADPRLAVARRARFLAGEALVEAGLAAEAVATLDAALRAWPADPAAPAARLALGRAARAAGDEARAVETWRALWLEADLPQARSAGELLAAWRAAGGPVPLASADDHLARAERLVATARPDDALQELAAAREADPEVPAGRVEVLRAAALVGLGRHAEAARVAAPFADDPDPRVQRSARLALARAAARAGRVDEASRRYREVAASEAPIAGLPEWRQRDLGDEAAYLAAWLHYDAGDYRRAATELDAFARAYRRTSRRVDEALWFAAWSRYRLGRTADAARALARLSRGPFADAAAYWQGRLAKDPRRRARLLRAAAAGADPWYALLARARLEASGVASPPPPPPAAPPRPLPDAAPAAAAGQLAVAAELMGLGLEDEGLDELRQLARGGAVRAAAPLVAQLAAHAGDAELPFRMARDFLGQSARTLRWSHPEPYPELLPARARAFGVDPALVLAVMRRESSFRRAVRSGAGAEGLLQLRPVTAERLAALLGVPGGVGDRLDRPEVNVALGAHYLGLLGARFADPAVVLAAYNAGPGPASEWARSRAGMPLDAWVECIPYRETRQYVKVVLSDWDVYRRLSGGAPAPVDPERPVAAPAPGVGF, encoded by the coding sequence ATGCAGCCCGTCAAGGCCCCCACCTCCCCCCTAGGGGTCCCTCTTCCCACCTGCCCGGAAAGCATCCGTACGCCCTGGGCTTACCCGGCCAGCCGCCGGGGTGGGCGGGCGCTCCTGGCCTGCGCCCTGCTGCTGACGGCCCGCCCCGCCTGCGCGGCCCGGAGCGTCCCCGAGCCGCTCACCGACTGGCTCGCCGGCATCGGCGACGCGGCCCAGGCGCTCGCCGGCGGGCAGGCCGACGCGTCCGCGGCGGCGGCGCGCCGGGCGTTCTCCGCGCGGCCCCGCGGCGCGGCGGGGGCGCGCGCGCAGGCGGCGCTCGGCCTCGCGCTCGCCGACGCCGGCCAGCCCGCGGACGCGGCGGAGGCGCTGGAGGTGGCGCTCGCCCCGGCGATCGCGCCGGCGCGGCCGCACCTCGCGTTCGTGCGCGGGCAGGCGCTGCTCGCCTCGGGGGAGCCGCACGCCGCGGCGCGGCTGCTCGAGCAGGCCGGCGCCGACCCGCGCCTCGCGGTGGCGCGGCGCGCGCGCTTCCTCGCGGGCGAGGCGCTGGTCGAGGCGGGGCTCGCCGCCGAGGCCGTCGCCACGCTCGACGCGGCGCTGCGCGCCTGGCCCGCGGATCCCGCCGCCCCGGCCGCGCGGCTCGCGCTCGGCCGCGCGGCGCGCGCCGCCGGCGACGAGGCCCGCGCGGTGGAGACCTGGCGCGCGCTCTGGCTCGAGGCGGACCTGCCGCAGGCGCGGAGCGCGGGCGAGCTGCTCGCGGCCTGGCGCGCCGCGGGCGGCCCGGTGCCGCTCGCCTCCGCGGACGATCACCTGGCGCGCGCGGAGCGGCTGGTGGCGACCGCCCGGCCCGACGACGCCCTGCAGGAGCTCGCCGCCGCGCGCGAGGCGGACCCGGAGGTGCCGGCCGGCCGCGTCGAGGTGCTGCGGGCGGCCGCGCTCGTCGGCCTCGGGCGCCACGCCGAGGCGGCGCGGGTGGCGGCCCCGTTCGCGGACGATCCCGACCCGCGGGTGCAGCGCTCGGCGCGCCTGGCGCTGGCGCGCGCCGCGGCGCGCGCGGGCCGGGTGGACGAGGCCAGCCGGCGCTACCGCGAGGTGGCCGCGTCCGAGGCGCCCATCGCCGGCCTGCCCGAGTGGCGCCAGCGGGACCTGGGCGACGAGGCGGCGTACCTCGCGGCCTGGCTCCACTACGACGCCGGCGACTACCGCCGCGCGGCGACCGAGCTGGATGCGTTCGCGCGCGCGTACCGCCGGACGTCGCGGCGGGTGGACGAGGCGCTCTGGTTCGCCGCCTGGTCGCGCTACCGGCTCGGCCGCACCGCCGACGCCGCGCGCGCCCTCGCCCGCCTGTCGCGCGGGCCGTTCGCCGACGCGGCCGCCTACTGGCAGGGCCGCCTGGCGAAGGACCCCCGCCGTCGCGCGCGGCTCCTGCGCGCCGCCGCGGCCGGCGCCGACCCGTGGTACGCGCTGCTCGCGCGCGCCCGGCTCGAGGCGTCCGGCGTCGCCTCCCCGCCCCCGCCCCCGCCCGCGGCGCCGCCGCGGCCGCTGCCCGACGCCGCGCCGGCGGCCGCCGCCGGACAGCTCGCCGTCGCGGCCGAGCTGATGGGGCTCGGGCTCGAGGACGAGGGGCTGGACGAGCTCCGGCAGCTCGCCCGCGGCGGCGCCGTCCGCGCGGCCGCGCCGCTCGTGGCGCAGCTCGCGGCGCACGCCGGCGACGCGGAGCTGCCGTTCCGCATGGCCCGCGACTTCCTCGGCCAGAGCGCGCGCACGCTGCGCTGGTCCCACCCCGAGCCGTACCCGGAGCTGCTCCCGGCGCGCGCGCGGGCGTTCGGCGTGGACCCGGCGCTGGTGCTGGCGGTGATGCGGCGCGAGTCGAGCTTCCGCCGCGCGGTGCGGAGCGGCGCCGGGGCCGAGGGGCTGCTGCAGCTCCGGCCCGTCACCGCCGAGCGGCTGGCGGCGCTGCTGGGCGTCCCCGGGGGCGTCGGCGACCGGCTCGACCGGCCCGAGGTGAACGTGGCGCTCGGGGCGCACTACCTCGGCCTGCTCGGCGCCCGCTTCGCCGACCCGGCGGTGGTGCTCGCCGCCTACAACGCCGGCCCCGGGCCGGCGTCGGAGTGGGCCCGCTCGCGCGCCGGCATGCCGCTCGACGCGTGGGTCGAGTGCATCCCGTACCGGGAGACGCGGCAGTACGTGAAGGTCGTGCTGTCGGACTGGGACGTGTACCGCCGGCTCTCCGGCGGCGCCCCGGCGCCCGTCGATCCGGAGCGGCCGGTGGCGGCGCCGGCGCCCGGGGTCGGCTTCTAG
- a CDS encoding CAP domain-containing protein: protein MRRARPARPPAARTALAAALAAALAACAGPARAPTRGAVPPPAPAAATPAASPAPPAPPLAEAPGTAYGREPAVQATRVEADAFRAAAERLSARGAPRTSGALSLAARALAALAASGAEEPLAREHLRAALTRAGAYDPAPEAYLVRAAPARAAAALSDVIPRGAATHLGAGAAQADGSAVVVVLASDRKVRLEPVPRRVAEGASAVIAGELLGGLSRPRVFVTSPAGAVHEEAVSGGPAGFRARVAFAASGRHVVEVLGHGRGGPEVAALLEVQAGAAAVPAAQPVPARRPAPEPGDAAAAEAGVVRAINALRAARGLQPVTAAPQLTEAARAHSANMLAQGKVAHVLPGTGELVERLSRARIAYRRAYENVARASTALEAHQAAEESPAHLGNLLQPGVSRVGVGIARGRLSSGDPTVYLTEILVEPPDDGAGSRLTPDARVREAIWAERARLGRTPLTADLRLDALARDAAVGMRARDETDPGDVEVRALRLGRRIAAVDVFVVSGPGEAARSANVGDARFARVGVGAVQGDSRRFGPGRLFVAVIYTD from the coding sequence ATGCGGCGAGCCCGTCCCGCCCGCCCGCCCGCCGCGCGCACCGCGCTCGCGGCCGCGCTGGCGGCCGCCCTCGCCGCCTGCGCGGGGCCGGCGCGCGCGCCCACCCGCGGCGCGGTGCCGCCGCCCGCGCCCGCGGCAGCCACCCCTGCCGCGTCGCCTGCGCCGCCGGCCCCCCCGCTCGCCGAGGCGCCCGGGACGGCCTACGGCCGCGAGCCCGCGGTGCAGGCGACGCGCGTGGAGGCCGACGCGTTCCGCGCCGCGGCCGAGCGCCTCTCCGCGCGCGGCGCCCCGCGCACCTCGGGGGCCCTCTCGCTCGCCGCGCGCGCGCTCGCCGCGCTCGCCGCCTCCGGCGCGGAGGAGCCGCTCGCCCGCGAGCACCTCCGGGCCGCGCTGACGCGCGCGGGCGCCTACGACCCTGCGCCCGAGGCGTACCTGGTGCGCGCCGCGCCCGCGCGCGCGGCGGCGGCCCTCTCCGACGTCATCCCGCGCGGCGCCGCCACGCACCTCGGCGCCGGCGCGGCCCAGGCCGACGGGTCGGCCGTCGTGGTGGTCCTGGCCTCGGACCGCAAGGTCCGCCTCGAGCCGGTCCCGCGCCGCGTCGCCGAGGGCGCGTCGGCGGTGATCGCGGGCGAGCTGCTGGGCGGGCTGTCGCGCCCGCGCGTCTTCGTCACCTCGCCGGCGGGTGCCGTCCACGAGGAGGCGGTCTCCGGCGGCCCGGCCGGCTTCCGGGCGCGGGTCGCGTTCGCCGCGTCCGGGCGCCACGTGGTCGAGGTGCTCGGCCACGGGCGCGGCGGACCGGAGGTCGCGGCGCTGCTCGAGGTGCAGGCCGGCGCCGCCGCGGTCCCGGCGGCGCAGCCGGTCCCCGCGCGGCGGCCCGCGCCAGAGCCCGGCGACGCGGCCGCCGCCGAGGCCGGGGTCGTGCGCGCCATCAACGCGCTCCGCGCGGCGCGCGGCCTGCAGCCGGTGACGGCCGCGCCCCAGCTCACCGAGGCGGCCCGAGCCCACAGCGCGAACATGCTCGCGCAGGGCAAGGTGGCGCACGTGCTCCCGGGCACGGGCGAGCTGGTGGAGCGCCTCTCCCGCGCCCGCATCGCCTACCGGCGCGCCTACGAGAACGTGGCCCGCGCCTCCACCGCGCTGGAGGCCCACCAGGCCGCGGAGGAGAGCCCCGCGCACCTCGGGAACCTGCTCCAGCCCGGCGTCTCGCGGGTGGGCGTCGGGATCGCGCGCGGCCGCCTGTCCTCCGGCGACCCGACCGTCTACCTCACCGAGATCCTGGTCGAGCCGCCCGACGACGGCGCCGGCTCGCGGCTCACGCCGGACGCGCGGGTGCGGGAGGCGATCTGGGCCGAGCGCGCGCGCCTGGGCCGGACGCCGCTCACCGCCGACCTGCGCCTGGACGCGCTGGCGCGCGACGCCGCGGTGGGCATGCGCGCCCGCGACGAGACCGACCCGGGCGACGTCGAGGTGCGCGCGCTGCGGCTCGGGCGCCGCATCGCCGCGGTGGACGTGTTCGTGGTGAGCGGCCCGGGCGAGGCGGCCCGGTCCGCGAACGTGGGCGACGCGCGCTTCGCCCGCGTGGGCGTGGGCGCGGTGCAGGGCGACAGCCGCCGCTTCGGGCCGGGGCGGCTGTTCGTCGCGGTGATCTACACGGACTGA